One genomic segment of Acetobacteroides hydrogenigenes includes these proteins:
- the yaaA gene encoding peroxide stress protein YaaA, translated as MKIIISPAKSLDYRKPVPVADFTMPRFLDRSERLVEALRQLHPAEIGSLMSISSKLAELNFERFQQWHQPFTLDNARQAVYAFDGDVYDGLDVRSLNDAQVGYLGQHLRILSGLYGVLRPLDIIQPYRLEMGSKLSVDGAKNLYQFWGLQITDSLNDELAAEADATLVNLASEEYFKSIIPASLNARIVTPVFMEYKGDKPRVVALMAKRARGMMVRFMAEQAIGDVEDLKTFDYGRYAFSPDLSEGDRWVFVR; from the coding sequence ATGAAAATCATCATCTCTCCAGCAAAATCGCTCGACTACCGGAAGCCTGTTCCGGTAGCAGATTTTACCATGCCTCGCTTCCTCGATCGTTCGGAACGGTTGGTTGAGGCGCTGCGCCAGCTTCATCCTGCCGAAATCGGCTCGCTGATGTCCATCAGCAGCAAGCTAGCCGAGCTCAACTTCGAGCGCTTCCAGCAGTGGCATCAGCCGTTTACGCTCGACAACGCCCGTCAGGCGGTGTACGCTTTCGATGGCGATGTGTACGATGGTCTCGACGTCCGTTCGCTTAACGACGCACAGGTGGGCTACCTCGGCCAGCACCTCCGCATCCTTTCGGGCCTGTACGGTGTGCTTCGTCCTTTAGATATTATCCAGCCCTACCGATTGGAGATGGGCAGCAAGCTCTCCGTCGATGGTGCCAAGAACCTCTACCAGTTTTGGGGCTTGCAGATCACCGATTCGCTCAACGACGAGCTGGCTGCCGAGGCCGATGCAACGCTCGTGAACCTTGCCTCGGAGGAGTACTTCAAGTCGATTATCCCAGCATCGCTCAACGCCCGTATTGTTACCCCCGTCTTTATGGAGTATAAGGGCGACAAGCCCCGCGTTGTGGCGCTGATGGCCAAGCGCGCCCGTGGAATGATGGTGCGCTTCATGGCCGAGCAGGCAATTGGCGATGTAGAGGATCTCAAAACCTTCGACTACGGCCGATACGCCTTTAGCCCCGACCTTTCGGAGGGCGACCGATGGGTGTTTGTGCGGTAG
- the tsaD gene encoding tRNA (adenosine(37)-N6)-threonylcarbamoyltransferase complex transferase subunit TsaD produces MAITILAIESSCDDTSAAVIRDQVLLSNIIANQDVHQKYGGVIPELASRAHQQNIIPVVHRALEVANVGVGEVDAIAFTNGPGLLGSLLVGTSFAKGLSISLNVPLVEVNHLQGHILAHFIQKPGEEPNHPQFPFLCLLVSGGHSQIVVVRGPLEMEIIGQTLDDAAGEAFDKCAKVMGLPYPGGPFIDKLAAEGNPKAFKFAKPQIPELNYSFSGLKTSFLYFLRDRVAENPNFIEENKADLCASIQHTIIAVLMDKFVKATKLTGIREIAVAGGVSANSGLRSTLVEEGKKRKWKVFIPEFGYTTDNAAMIGITGYFKYLNGERTSLDVAPVTRIKM; encoded by the coding sequence ATGGCAATTACAATTTTGGCAATAGAATCTTCGTGCGACGACACTTCGGCTGCGGTAATTCGCGATCAGGTGCTGCTCTCCAACATAATCGCCAACCAGGATGTCCACCAAAAGTACGGTGGGGTTATTCCGGAGCTGGCCTCGCGTGCGCATCAGCAAAATATTATTCCGGTTGTGCATCGGGCGCTGGAGGTGGCCAACGTTGGGGTCGGCGAGGTTGATGCCATTGCCTTTACCAATGGTCCTGGGCTGCTGGGATCGCTGCTGGTGGGTACGTCGTTTGCAAAGGGGCTATCGATATCGCTAAACGTTCCGCTGGTTGAGGTTAACCACCTTCAAGGGCACATCCTTGCTCACTTTATTCAAAAGCCGGGTGAGGAGCCGAACCATCCCCAGTTTCCCTTCCTTTGCCTGCTGGTGTCGGGTGGCCACTCGCAGATTGTGGTCGTACGCGGACCATTGGAGATGGAAATCATTGGACAAACGCTCGACGATGCTGCCGGCGAGGCCTTCGACAAGTGCGCTAAGGTAATGGGGCTACCTTATCCTGGTGGTCCTTTCATCGATAAGCTAGCTGCCGAGGGCAATCCTAAAGCCTTTAAGTTTGCCAAGCCGCAGATCCCGGAGCTCAACTACAGCTTTAGCGGGCTAAAAACATCGTTCCTATACTTCTTAAGGGATAGGGTTGCCGAGAATCCCAACTTCATAGAGGAGAACAAGGCCGATCTTTGCGCCTCCATTCAGCACACCATTATCGCGGTGCTCATGGATAAGTTCGTAAAGGCTACCAAGCTAACCGGCATCAGGGAGATTGCTGTTGCCGGTGGCGTTTCGGCCAACTCGGGCTTGCGCAGCACGCTTGTAGAAGAGGGGAAGAAGCGCAAGTGGAAGGTGTTTATCCCGGAGTTTGGCTACACCACCGATAACGCCGCCATGATTGGCATCACCGGATACTTTAAGTACCTAAACGGCGAGCGCACCTCGCTGGATGTGGCCCCGGTTACGCGAATCAAAATGTAG
- a CDS encoding translocation/assembly module TamB domain-containing protein has protein sequence MTKKALLKKVFKILSITVLILISIPLFLFLALKSPKVQTFVVHEITNILSEKFNAKISIESVDYAFFNKLKLNKVYVEDQHGDTLLYSGKIYTSLRGYNLKKRFISIGTAELNTGKFYLRQDSTGVLNLKFIIDALSSKDTTKKKKEYSFKVRNFKLVDFAFKYRKWKPRVKPYGMNYTDLDIRYINLDLRNIRIVGSKILAKMENLSAYEKCGFLLKRLNADVDFSPKEIKLSNTTINTQSSRVKASYIIFRFNGFSDWKDYVHKVKMDALFNNAFVDFKTISYFAPTLRKWNFKGYLDGRVRGPVCNLRSDYLEFKTGDSTKLTLNFSIVGLPKAEETVWRGNVHELTSNGRELGQTIKTFVGAHGESVAGIMAKMGKLKLNAYFSGKFAAFTSSSEIASSIGNVVASLDTKASNGHTNAYALNISTNNLNLGHIIDSKEVGNVTGALKSVGATEGRLVKSSTTEANFSSFYIHGYDYKDIALTLNREGKLYDYLVRVNSRDADFTCAGSYNFGTTPSRTIASIKANHINLHEINLVKSDTITSIKGLFNVDFTGTNLDNINGSATLHNATFSTRNKNILVGMANVHLRNEATGKELQVESDLVDGEIKGNSSIKDLGKAIGHFTWLYFSNIAKPEAHKPTLAQKARTTEVKTPAPTAKEAQIYYVNIKVKKVNDILNLFIPKLKVEKSSTLLATINTSNNTFDVKLISPQLQLGTNQFNKVNLQAVGSPSNMRTTLTCGKYQQQGFALNNITLEAMGAANKINTTINFNNNTKDARNEGEVKFITMFDRNAHSSKPHIKVDFIKSLLTINDTPWKIGQATVSIDSTTIQIEDFKVTHNQQKIAVAGKISKDKEEQLHFIVNNFDVQNFKSFFQKSGYDIRGALNGIATLKNIYDSPMLFSNIKFDEAYINGRSVGSPELVSSWDEVSRKVSLLSTNTINDKEVYRLSGTISPETKDLNLDLRINQLRPFLLEPFTKGIVSNMKGNISADLAITGKTSSPIVNGMAYLNDIQAKIDFLNTTYSITAPIAISPTEFSIKNDTLNDGLGNIAVVNASVTHKNLKNFKFNINIQPQKLLALNTTAKQNKVFYGTAYASGLVQILGDLRNLEMRINALTEKNSRVFIPLSNRTQIQDQSFITFIKPKEKDVDNESSSENLNPKQTIKQRSNLKIYLDLQVTPDAEAQILLDPNSGNVLKAQGNSNLSMEVNPSSNIFQIRGNYVIQKGNFRFSLLNLASKDFSIDQGSSISWSGSPSNATINVTARHKVRTTLGPILAGLDQLEQNRVQRHNVDCKIMLDGMLLNPNIKLGVELPEADASTQTLLQAALNTESQMQKQFVSLLMFGQFFPEQTNTSNDNPIGSYASKGMAADLLFNQLANLVSQISNSVNFGIKYTPATATTEQEYEISTSLKFNEWVTVNGTVDVANNSKSTGRGVAGDYDVEVRLDKKDKVKFKMFSHEKQDKLLNNIQSRQGVGVFFQNQFNSFGDLFKKKKKNAKTPQASDTLLHDKVKKDSSETQKKR, from the coding sequence ATGACAAAAAAGGCACTTCTAAAAAAAGTTTTTAAGATACTCTCCATAACGGTACTGATATTAATATCGATACCGCTATTTCTTTTTTTAGCCTTAAAGAGCCCAAAAGTACAAACTTTCGTCGTACATGAGATAACCAACATCCTTTCCGAGAAGTTTAACGCCAAAATTAGCATCGAGTCCGTTGATTATGCGTTCTTCAACAAGCTAAAGCTCAACAAAGTTTACGTGGAAGATCAGCATGGCGATACGCTGCTGTATTCGGGGAAGATTTATACATCGCTTCGCGGGTACAACCTCAAGAAAAGATTTATATCGATTGGCACGGCCGAGCTCAACACCGGTAAATTCTACCTTCGGCAGGATTCAACCGGAGTGCTCAACCTCAAGTTCATAATCGACGCCCTCTCCAGCAAGGACACCACCAAAAAGAAGAAGGAATACAGCTTTAAAGTTCGAAACTTTAAGCTGGTAGACTTCGCCTTTAAGTACCGAAAATGGAAGCCAAGGGTAAAGCCCTACGGCATGAACTATACCGATCTCGACATCCGCTACATCAACCTCGACCTGCGGAATATCCGTATTGTAGGATCCAAGATACTCGCCAAGATGGAAAATCTTAGCGCCTACGAGAAGTGCGGATTCCTGCTAAAGCGCCTTAACGCCGATGTCGACTTTTCACCTAAAGAGATTAAGCTGTCCAATACAACAATCAACACCCAAAGCAGCAGGGTAAAGGCTTCATACATCATATTCCGGTTTAACGGATTTAGCGACTGGAAGGACTACGTACATAAGGTAAAAATGGACGCGCTGTTCAACAACGCCTTTGTTGACTTTAAAACAATATCCTACTTTGCCCCTACCCTTCGTAAGTGGAACTTTAAAGGATATCTCGACGGAAGAGTTAGAGGTCCAGTTTGCAACCTCCGTAGCGACTACCTAGAGTTTAAAACCGGCGATAGCACGAAGCTAACGCTAAACTTCTCGATTGTAGGTTTACCCAAAGCCGAGGAAACGGTTTGGAGAGGCAACGTGCACGAGCTAACCTCTAACGGCAGGGAACTCGGACAGACCATAAAAACCTTTGTTGGCGCGCACGGCGAATCCGTAGCCGGCATCATGGCTAAGATGGGCAAGCTAAAGTTGAACGCCTACTTTAGCGGTAAATTTGCAGCGTTCACCTCTTCGTCTGAAATAGCGTCATCAATCGGCAACGTTGTTGCCTCGCTCGACACCAAAGCCAGCAATGGTCATACCAACGCCTATGCCTTAAACATCAGCACCAACAACCTCAATCTAGGCCATATTATCGATTCGAAAGAGGTTGGCAACGTTACAGGAGCACTCAAATCTGTAGGTGCAACAGAAGGAAGGCTGGTAAAGAGTTCGACAACAGAAGCCAACTTTAGCAGTTTCTACATTCACGGTTACGACTACAAGGACATTGCCCTGACTCTAAACCGTGAAGGAAAACTCTACGATTACCTCGTTCGAGTAAATAGCCGCGATGCCGACTTCACCTGCGCTGGAAGCTACAACTTTGGCACCACACCAAGCAGAACAATAGCCTCAATTAAGGCAAATCACATAAACCTCCATGAGATAAACCTTGTAAAGAGCGACACCATAACCTCAATCAAAGGTCTTTTTAATGTTGATTTTACAGGAACAAACCTCGACAACATAAACGGATCGGCAACCCTACACAATGCCACCTTTAGTACCCGTAACAAGAATATTCTTGTAGGGATGGCCAATGTTCATCTCCGAAACGAAGCGACAGGAAAAGAGCTGCAAGTAGAATCCGACCTTGTTGATGGAGAAATCAAAGGAAATTCATCTATCAAAGATTTAGGGAAGGCTATCGGGCACTTTACTTGGCTATACTTTTCGAATATAGCCAAGCCGGAGGCTCATAAACCAACGCTTGCTCAAAAAGCACGAACAACTGAAGTAAAAACACCAGCCCCCACAGCAAAAGAGGCTCAGATTTACTACGTAAACATTAAGGTAAAAAAGGTAAACGACATCCTTAACCTCTTTATCCCAAAGTTGAAAGTAGAAAAATCGTCTACGCTATTAGCCACAATAAACACAAGCAACAACACCTTCGATGTAAAACTAATATCACCGCAGCTACAGCTGGGAACCAACCAGTTTAACAAGGTTAACCTACAAGCCGTAGGGTCGCCTTCTAATATGCGCACAACCCTAACTTGCGGAAAATATCAGCAACAAGGCTTTGCCTTAAACAACATCACCCTCGAAGCTATGGGGGCTGCCAACAAGATCAACACAACTATCAACTTCAACAACAACACCAAGGATGCTCGCAACGAAGGCGAAGTGAAGTTTATAACTATGTTCGACAGAAATGCCCATTCATCAAAGCCTCACATCAAGGTCGATTTCATAAAATCGCTTCTAACCATTAACGACACACCTTGGAAAATTGGACAAGCCACGGTTAGCATCGATAGCACAACGATTCAGATAGAAGACTTCAAGGTTACCCACAACCAGCAGAAAATTGCAGTTGCCGGTAAAATCTCGAAGGATAAAGAAGAGCAACTCCACTTTATCGTTAACAACTTCGACGTTCAAAACTTCAAGTCTTTTTTTCAAAAATCGGGATACGATATTCGAGGAGCATTAAATGGTATTGCGACCTTAAAGAATATATACGATAGCCCGATGCTCTTCAGCAACATCAAGTTTGACGAGGCCTATATTAATGGTAGATCGGTAGGAAGCCCTGAACTAGTAAGTTCGTGGGACGAGGTAAGCCGTAAAGTAAGCTTGCTTTCGACCAATACCATCAACGACAAAGAAGTGTATAGGCTCTCGGGGACGATATCCCCCGAAACAAAAGATCTGAACCTAGATCTCAGAATAAATCAGCTACGCCCCTTCTTGCTCGAACCCTTTACCAAAGGAATCGTATCTAATATGAAGGGCAACATTAGCGCAGACCTAGCTATCACGGGCAAAACCAGCAGCCCTATAGTAAATGGAATGGCATATCTTAACGACATACAAGCCAAAATCGACTTTTTAAATACAACATATAGTATAACAGCCCCTATCGCCATCTCGCCAACAGAATTTAGTATTAAGAATGATACGCTAAACGATGGCTTGGGCAATATTGCGGTTGTTAATGCATCTGTAACGCACAAAAACCTCAAGAATTTCAAGTTTAACATCAACATTCAACCGCAAAAACTACTCGCGCTAAATACCACCGCAAAACAAAACAAGGTATTCTACGGAACGGCCTACGCCTCTGGATTGGTACAAATACTTGGAGATTTGCGAAACCTTGAAATGCGAATCAACGCCCTTACTGAAAAGAATTCAAGAGTATTTATTCCTCTTAGCAACAGAACTCAGATTCAAGACCAGAGCTTTATTACCTTCATTAAGCCAAAAGAAAAAGATGTTGACAACGAGAGCTCATCAGAAAACCTCAATCCAAAGCAAACAATAAAACAAAGATCTAACCTTAAGATCTACCTTGATCTACAAGTTACACCCGATGCCGAAGCACAAATACTGCTCGATCCAAACTCTGGCAATGTCCTAAAAGCGCAGGGTAACTCAAACCTAAGCATGGAGGTCAACCCTTCTTCCAACATTTTTCAAATTAGGGGTAACTACGTTATTCAAAAAGGGAACTTTCGTTTTTCGTTGCTAAATCTTGCTTCAAAAGACTTCTCAATAGACCAGGGGAGCTCAATTTCTTGGTCGGGAAGCCCATCAAACGCTACAATTAACGTTACTGCACGCCACAAGGTTAGAACCACTCTTGGCCCAATACTTGCAGGTCTCGACCAACTTGAGCAAAACAGAGTCCAGCGCCATAACGTCGATTGCAAGATTATGCTTGATGGCATGCTTTTGAACCCAAACATAAAATTAGGTGTAGAACTTCCCGAAGCAGATGCATCAACCCAAACCCTACTACAAGCCGCCCTCAATACCGAAAGTCAAATGCAGAAGCAGTTTGTTAGCTTGCTCATGTTCGGACAATTTTTCCCCGAACAAACAAACACCAGCAACGATAATCCAATAGGTTCATACGCCAGCAAAGGGATGGCTGCAGATCTTCTGTTTAACCAACTAGCAAACCTAGTGTCCCAAATATCCAACTCCGTTAACTTCGGAATAAAATACACACCTGCAACCGCAACAACGGAACAGGAGTATGAGATATCAACATCGCTTAAGTTCAACGAATGGGTTACTGTTAATGGGACTGTTGACGTTGCCAATAACTCAAAATCAACCGGCAGAGGTGTTGCTGGAGACTATGACGTTGAAGTAAGGCTCGACAAAAAGGATAAGGTAAAGTTTAAAATGTTTTCGCACGAAAAGCAAGACAAACTACTCAACAACATTCAAAGCAGACAAGGTGTTGGGGTTTTCTTCCAAAACCAGTTTAACTCGTTCGGAGACCTCTTTAAAAAGAAAAAAAAGAATGCCAAAACACCTCAAGCATCAGACACTCTTCTCCACGACAAGGTAAAAAAAGACTCATCGGAAACACAAAAAAAGAGATAA
- a CDS encoding MotA/TolQ/ExbB proton channel family protein, translating to MILNTLLQSSVAADTVTQVATQAAQTGGLSFWSLMVKGGPIMIPLGLLSVLAVYIFVERYMAIRKASKYDTNFMNRIREYIHEGKIETALNLCRQNDTPIARMIEKGIERIGRPLNDVNTAIENVGNLEIAKLEKNLPLLATVSGGAPMIGFLGTVVGMIDAFYKMSAAGNNLNIGLLSGGIYTAMVTTVGGLIVGIMAYFCYNILVARIEKLVFNMEANSMVFMDLLNEPAK from the coding sequence ATGATTTTAAACACTTTACTTCAAAGTAGCGTTGCTGCAGATACAGTAACTCAGGTTGCAACACAAGCGGCTCAAACAGGTGGCCTATCATTTTGGTCGTTAATGGTTAAGGGCGGTCCTATTATGATACCTCTTGGCCTACTATCAGTACTAGCTGTTTACATCTTTGTAGAGCGCTATATGGCCATAAGAAAAGCGAGCAAGTACGATACCAACTTTATGAATCGTATTCGCGAGTACATCCACGAAGGGAAAATTGAAACAGCACTCAACCTTTGCCGCCAGAACGACACTCCAATTGCTCGTATGATTGAAAAGGGAATCGAGCGCATTGGCCGTCCTCTGAACGACGTAAACACAGCCATAGAGAATGTAGGAAACCTAGAGATTGCTAAACTTGAAAAGAATCTACCACTATTGGCAACCGTTTCGGGAGGTGCCCCAATGATAGGCTTCTTGGGCACAGTTGTTGGTATGATTGACGCCTTCTACAAGATGTCTGCAGCAGGCAATAACCTAAACATCGGACTTCTTTCTGGTGGTATTTATACGGCAATGGTTACCACTGTAGGTGGACTTATTGTAGGTATCATGGCCTACTTCTGCTATAACATTCTCGTTGCCCGCATCGAAAAGTTGGTGTTTAATATGGAAGCTAATTCTATGGTTTTCATGGATCTGCTAAATGAACCTGCGAAGTAG
- a CDS encoding ExbD/TolR family protein translates to MAIKRGSKVDTSFSMSSMSDMVFLLLIFFLVTSTLVSPNALKLLLPKSNSQVQGKPITSISIDDINGAYYYYIEAQPVAFENIESTLQQKLMNEEEKTIALHVDGSIPMDEVVKVMNIAKNNNYKLILATSPE, encoded by the coding sequence ATGGCAATTAAACGAGGGTCGAAGGTCGATACTAGCTTTAGCATGTCATCCATGTCCGACATGGTGTTTTTGCTGCTAATCTTCTTTCTTGTAACCTCCACATTAGTAAGTCCCAATGCGCTAAAGCTTCTGCTTCCCAAAAGCAACAGCCAAGTGCAGGGAAAACCTATAACGAGCATCTCGATAGACGACATTAACGGAGCGTATTACTACTACATAGAGGCCCAGCCTGTTGCCTTCGAAAACATCGAAAGCACGTTACAACAGAAGCTGATGAATGAAGAAGAAAAGACCATTGCTCTCCATGTAGATGGTAGCATCCCAATGGATGAAGTAGTAAAGGTGATGAACATTGCAAAGAATAACAACTACAAGCTTATTCTTGCAACAAGTCCAGAGTAA
- a CDS encoding TonB family protein: MVNSNSSKIAGLFATAIFHAAVLLLLLLFGLKPQLPIPPEEAILINFGDSDVGSGFVEPSATNQVAQVAPSQQSADQENPITQDFEEAPTLPTKTSIKKKVPANKPTVQTRTEAAPVAPVEKPREVNKRALFPGKSNSGLPSQGEGDGKGIGNQGDPNGSPDSKSRIGGSTGSSNGHSFSLSGRRIVGGFPNPAYNVQASGKVVVSITVDQNGNVTKATYSPKGSTTSDSRLIQAAISAALRARFNVDKNAPSIQTGNITYIFNLQ; this comes from the coding sequence ATGGTTAACTCCAACTCATCGAAGATTGCAGGATTGTTTGCTACAGCTATTTTTCATGCTGCAGTTTTGCTTTTGCTGCTCCTATTTGGGCTTAAGCCTCAGCTGCCTATACCTCCAGAAGAGGCTATCCTAATAAACTTTGGAGATAGCGATGTAGGAAGCGGCTTTGTAGAGCCTTCGGCAACCAATCAAGTTGCACAAGTTGCTCCTAGCCAACAATCCGCAGATCAGGAAAATCCTATTACGCAAGATTTTGAAGAAGCACCAACGCTTCCAACAAAAACATCCATCAAAAAGAAAGTTCCTGCGAATAAGCCAACAGTTCAAACACGAACAGAAGCAGCACCCGTTGCACCCGTCGAAAAGCCTCGCGAAGTAAACAAGCGTGCTCTTTTCCCAGGAAAAAGCAACTCAGGTCTTCCCTCACAAGGAGAAGGAGATGGAAAAGGGATCGGCAATCAAGGAGATCCAAATGGCTCTCCAGATAGCAAAAGCCGTATAGGAGGTAGTACGGGAAGTTCCAATGGGCACTCCTTCAGCCTTAGCGGAAGACGCATAGTTGGAGGGTTTCCTAACCCTGCTTATAACGTTCAGGCCTCGGGGAAAGTTGTCGTTTCTATAACCGTAGATCAAAACGGGAATGTAACTAAGGCAACTTATTCTCCCAAAGGATCTACCACCTCCGATTCTAGGCTTATACAAGCAGCGATCTCAGCTGCCCTTCGAGCCCGATTCAACGTAGACAAAAATGCGCCCTCCATTCAAACCGGGAATATTACTTACATCTTTAATTTACAATAA
- the pgeF gene encoding peptidoglycan editing factor PgeF, whose amino-acid sequence MIELTQAPLTLTFELFANRNDVLAFVTTRVGGESSDHLASCNIGISEFEPASTTISNRQRICTALNIDFEKMTFQSQAHSDSITVVDSNNAGAGNRIKTQSISNSDALITQTKGITLFAQAADCVPIILYDTKNKVAAAIHAGWRGTIKRIAQKTAQKMIAEFECNPQNIIAGIGPSIGRCCYEVGSEVVDAVSSSFPNSANLLISHNSKYHFDLWEANKEQLEETGIPIQNIEVAKICTKCNNTLFFSSRHDNGRTGRFGIGITII is encoded by the coding sequence ATGATAGAGCTAACCCAAGCACCACTAACGCTTACTTTCGAACTTTTTGCCAACCGAAATGATGTTTTAGCATTTGTGACAACCCGTGTAGGAGGAGAAAGTTCCGATCACCTTGCATCCTGCAACATAGGAATCTCCGAATTTGAACCTGCATCGACTACAATAAGTAACCGACAGAGAATTTGCACGGCTCTAAACATCGACTTCGAGAAAATGACGTTTCAGAGCCAGGCACATAGCGACTCTATAACCGTAGTAGATAGCAATAATGCAGGTGCTGGAAACCGTATAAAAACTCAATCTATTTCAAACTCCGATGCCCTAATAACGCAAACAAAGGGAATTACGCTCTTTGCGCAAGCCGCCGATTGCGTCCCCATTATTCTATATGATACTAAGAATAAAGTAGCAGCAGCCATTCATGCTGGATGGAGGGGAACTATTAAAAGAATCGCTCAAAAGACAGCACAAAAGATGATTGCTGAATTTGAATGTAATCCCCAAAACATAATTGCAGGAATAGGCCCATCAATAGGACGATGCTGCTACGAAGTAGGTTCCGAAGTTGTAGATGCTGTATCATCCAGCTTTCCCAACTCAGCAAACTTACTTATCTCGCATAATAGTAAGTACCATTTTGACTTGTGGGAGGCGAACAAGGAGCAGCTAGAAGAAACAGGCATACCTATCCAAAATATCGAAGTTGCCAAGATATGCACAAAATGCAACAACACCCTCTTTTTCTCATCAAGACACGACAACGGACGTACAGGTAGATTTGGAATAGGAATCACGATAATATAA
- a CDS encoding pyridoxal phosphate-dependent aminotransferase, whose product MEVIVSGTEQCAIVEIGDLVRRLTQETGQEYLALNRGINAVVNIDLSEVVKSIDFNSPEIQIYPPTTGFPALKDAINKEYFGGKANPNQISITGGGMAAIDMAFQTVKVDKVFVPEIIWESYFMIMQMRGKQPGLYHSLSSLKGMIDELRGNAVLICDPSNPVGDKYDDEKLFELIKFLNDNDVVVFCDCPYRRIFKDADDSFYERLLPLENVVITESFSKSVGLSGIRLGFIHCNNPVFNKEILLRLLFATNGINGFAQQLVLRLLTTGEGKKAVAEFKQKTVEGITKNIAYLREKGFLAEEFYQESTPVGIFTILNMSYDELMKNRIASVSLRFFAKELENADKYARICVSVPHEKLKRFFEPLESLVASK is encoded by the coding sequence ATGGAAGTAATTGTAAGTGGCACCGAGCAATGTGCTATTGTTGAAATCGGCGATTTGGTCCGTCGCTTAACTCAGGAGACAGGGCAGGAATACTTAGCCCTAAATAGGGGAATTAATGCAGTTGTAAACATTGATTTAAGCGAAGTAGTCAAATCGATTGATTTCAATTCGCCTGAAATTCAGATCTATCCTCCAACTACAGGCTTTCCTGCACTTAAAGATGCAATTAATAAGGAATACTTTGGAGGTAAGGCCAATCCTAATCAGATTTCTATTACAGGAGGAGGGATGGCTGCAATTGATATGGCCTTCCAAACTGTAAAGGTTGATAAAGTATTCGTTCCTGAAATAATTTGGGAATCCTACTTCATGATTATGCAGATGCGCGGGAAACAACCTGGGCTATACCACTCTTTATCGTCTCTTAAGGGGATGATAGATGAGCTTCGTGGTAACGCTGTGCTTATTTGCGATCCGAGCAATCCTGTTGGGGATAAATACGATGATGAGAAGCTCTTTGAACTTATTAAGTTTTTAAACGATAACGATGTTGTTGTTTTTTGCGATTGCCCATATCGACGTATTTTTAAGGATGCTGATGATAGCTTCTACGAGCGTCTTTTACCTCTAGAAAATGTGGTAATTACAGAAAGTTTTAGCAAATCGGTGGGCCTTAGTGGTATTCGTTTAGGATTTATTCACTGCAACAATCCGGTATTCAATAAGGAGATACTCTTACGCTTGCTTTTTGCCACTAACGGTATTAACGGTTTTGCTCAGCAGCTCGTGCTTCGACTTTTGACTACCGGAGAAGGGAAAAAAGCTGTTGCCGAGTTTAAGCAAAAAACTGTAGAGGGAATAACTAAGAATATAGCATATCTACGTGAAAAGGGCTTTCTTGCCGAAGAGTTTTATCAGGAATCAACCCCAGTTGGTATATTTACCATACTAAATATGAGTTACGATGAGCTGATGAAGAACCGTATTGCTAGCGTTTCTTTGCGTTTCTTTGCCAAGGAGTTAGAGAATGCAGATAAGTATGCTCGTATATGCGTTTCGGTCCCTCATGAAAAGCTGAAGAGATTCTTTGAGCCGCTTGAAAGTCTTGTCGCTTCAAAGTAG